ACATTTAGAGATTAGGCCTTGGTGCGATGACAAGTGCCTTCCACCAAAAGCAACAAGACACAAGTTTGAGTCAAGCAGGTCAACAATGTACATTAACGTTTATACATTTTCAATCCTCACGACCCTGCCCCCTTCCCTTTTCCCGACATGCAAGCCTCCCATTTGCCAAAGACGAGATATGGCCTAGCATGTGcatgaccaaaaaataaaaaagcctttCCAGGATTTGATTCAACCTCACAAACAATCAAAACTCTAATAGCATGTTAGTTACTATCTGCTCCTAAAGCTTATGCTAAAACTTAAAATGGTAGGAAgtacacaaaaaatatatatcaagcTTACAAACAAACTAACACTAGCACTCTTCCTCACATTTAGCCCACCTAATAACACCGAATCAAATGCGAGATACAAACatgcacaacaaaaagaaactAACAGAATGAGGTCATGAGGACTTGAAACAAGGACCTTTTAGCCAAATAAAGCTCTGACAAGAATCACTACTTGAAAAAGCTTAAGATATCACAAAGTGAGCTGCTGATGTATTATATTAAGCACTGCTACACTAACAGCCCCTTTCAAGCGTGGGCTAACTATGTTACCAAACTCACAAGCACACTAACACTAACAATCCCTTCAATTTGAACCTTGAACTTTaagttgagaagaaaaaaaaaatgcaccaCCAAGTAACACATAGAAAaagcttctttctttttttttcatacaattTCATATTGGTCTTGAGGTCGGCCCCCCTAGAAAAGATTTCTTGTTCCACCCCACTCTTCACGTCCAGGCCTCAAAATGTCACTGACTATGGGCTTTATATGTGCCAAAGCAGAAGAGACTAACAGAATGGGGCATCAATcagtcccaaaagcttaaactaacAAAAACGAGGCCAACAATGTATATCAAGCATTAGGTGAAGAAAAGCACAACAAATGACACATGCTTCTCATGTGTACCTATCATGTTTATGTCACTTTGAAAAACAGAAAACTAATGGATGGACAAATAAAGCTAAGAAATGAAATAGTGCAAGAACTCAATTTATCTGCTTCTATAGTTAAAGGTGGTTAAATGTTTTTGTGAAATATCATAAGCGGACCCTAAAATATCATAGCTTACAATGTGAATTAatagaagtttcaaaagaaaaagggagtaaaagagagaaagaaaatgggAAATATAGACAGTTTTATTCACCTACATTACTTGATAATACAACGATTTAGGATTTGAATAACCAGTTATACAGATCTAGATAGAACTATCCAGCAATATGCAGTGCTCTATctgttttatatttatttaatgcTTACTATCATACAGTGTCAATATCTAAGATCAAATCATCACTTATCAGTTAATTCCAaacaaaggaatgaaaatgGTATTCTtaataacaaagaaaagaacCATATTCCTGATTAAtccaaaacatcaaaaattaagttaaagCTTAGACATTTTCCTTTTATCATACGTGTATGAAAATCAAGAGACCAAAACCATCAAAAGACCACCCAAACATGAAGTGAGTGAAATCAACAAAATTTTGGTAATTGTTAAATTGCCAAATCCAGGACCTTCTTCACAAGTTACTATAACAATAGGAAACAAGAGATACTACAAGAATAAAGGTTGCACTTGATGAAATTgcatatcaattttttcaatatacaaCACAAATAAATGATCTGAAATGTGGGAGAGAAAAACCTCATCCTTTTTGTCTTATATACACATTAGACACAATCAGAGTAATAGAACCACAAACTTCTGCGAGCTAAGTAAGCACTGTCATACTTGAGTTGCCATCAAATCATATTGCATAGGACAAAGTTTACTTTCAAACTAGTTTGGGGGAAAATCCTCCAACCCACTATAGGTCGATTCAAACAACCATATACGAGTTTAGTCACATGAATTATTTAGTATAAGTCATGATTTAATACACATGAATGGTTTTATGAATCACCACATAATGGATTAGAGGAGATTCTTCCAAACTAGTTCTGaggaaaactttgtttttgtcCTATTGCATCTATAGTATTTTTGTAATCAGAGAAGTGTAAAACAGCCTCTCTCAGcaatatgaaaaaattgattCCCATTTAGTTTAGTGGTGCCAGATATGGACAAACATTAAAGGAATGTAAGGGCAGCCATACCTGTGGGATCACTATTGCCAGATTCAAAACACCCATTGATAATCCTGCAATAACCAAGCATTAAGATAAGCAACCCCACAGCCTGCACCTCCCAGAAAAATTTAGCAAGTAtgccaactaaaaaaaaaaaaaaacccaccttGGCCAAGTCCCAAAGACTCTATACGTGTGGATATCAAGGCATATGGAACACTGTAAGTGATCTGCAAAAGGCAATGCACATATTGAGCTCTTGCACAATGCATGCAGTGTCATCCTTTAATAACTCTTTCAGCATCAGTTCTAACATATGTTTACATAGGCAAAAGGCAATACAATTATCCTAAAATGCAATATTTGGTCTAGAGGCCCTGctcaaaaaattttgcattgttCTTCTTTGATGCCCCAAGACAGGTCATAACACAATAAAGATCAGCTGAAGACTATAACAACTTGTGATCAAGGCCTTGCCATGAATAGGCCATGGCAAGGTTAAATTCATAATGCATGGAAAATGGTACTCCTATTCTCCTTTTATTCTTGAGTATGCATGACTTACCGCCAAAGGAACACCAAGAATTGCAAAAATCACCAGTGCAGCTATTACAATGCCATTTGGAGGTAGAGCATTGCCTTCAAAGTCAAAACTCTTCACCACAAAGGCAACTACTAGCATTGCAAGAAAGCAGAGAGCCATGAGGATATTTGAAATCCCCCACACAAAACCGGCCCCCCACTTACTGCAGAGCTTCTCCATGAGCAACGAAGTTACTCCAAGAACAACTGAATTCAACATCAGACCAAATGAACCCATTCTAACTCCAATACTATAATTCTGCCCTTCATTAGGCTTGCCACCATAAATCTCTCGACCCATCCAATCTGtatcaaaaagaagaaatggaaaCCATCCAATCCAAGTCAAAGCAGTAACAAGCAGGATTATCCATATAGTCCCTGAAAAATATCTAAAAGTCCCAAACAGTTCCCAGAGGAAAGCTTCTTCAGCTTGACCTGACGTTCCTGGCCCGTCTTCAGCAGAGGGAGTGGATCTATCGATCGAAACTAGTGGCACTTCCTGAGCTGCTGTAACGCTTATATATGTAGTAATTGCAATGAAAAAAATGTCGATAAAGAAAGCAGACTTGAGATTTGCACAATTAACAGTGCATGCAGTGGTATAAGTAAACGGCAAAATTTTGAACCAGCCACTATACGCTCCGGTTGCAAAGCCAAGAACATTACCAATAGCCATAAATAGAGAGAAATAGGCATTTGCCACTCGAGTCCTTCGATGATCCTTTCCTAGCATGACAAAAATTTAGCACAAGACAAATGTCAACTCttatttcttcttcattcaCACAAAGTCTATCCTTACAGATTGTACTACTTCTTTGTTCCATGCAAAAGATCCATTAAGCAAAATGTATCAATAATACAAATGCACTCTTAATGGACATAATCGTCCATTGAAAAAATTAGTTCCAAGGAGctctaataaattaatatcaactaacaattataataaatacaaaatcaTTGCCACGTTACTtctcttatataatttttcttttttggaaaatacACATAAGTTCAATTAGGCAATTAGGAATTAATTTTTGCATTAAAGAATCGATTAATTAagtggtaaaagaaaaaaattgtgcaaaCCTGTGAGATCGGCAAGCAGAGCTCTACAAGGACCTTGAGTCATATTATTAGCCACATCCAGAATCCAAAACCCGAAAACGAAAGCCCCCACAGCCCTCGGCCTAGAATCGCCGCGGTCCCCTAACAACCACCCTATGTCCGCCGAGTGTCCGATGATCAGAACCGCCAGGACGATCGACAGAGCTCCGGCCAATATGAACGGTCTCCGCCTCCCGAACCGGCTGGTGCTCCGGTCGCTCATGAGCCCGACCAGCGGCTGAACCAGCAGTCCCGAGAGCGGGCCGCAGAGCCATATCACGCTGGCCCACGCGTGCGGAATCCCGAGCTCCTGCACGTACGGCGTGAGCAGCGAGAGCTGCAGAGCCCAGCCGAATTGAATCCCGCACGCCACCGAAGCGACCCGGAGCAACCGCCGTAACGGAATCCGAGACGGCTGTCGAATCGGCGGTCGAGCCCTCCCGGCTCGGTGGTGTTGGTGGCGCTCCGGTTCAGGAATTACCGTTTGTTTTCCTCGCTCCGATCTCTCCAtctctattgaaaaaaaatatatatataaaaatgaaaactagAAATTCTGTTTTTGGTGAGTAACCgtttatttgaagaaaaaaaaaaacagcgaGGGAAAAAGTGTGGCGGTATCGACGGAGCCgcgttgtttttgtttttttcacttctctctctcagaCAGTCTGGAGCTACAagactgtgagagagctgtgtTGGTTATGAATAGAGATTAAGACTTATCGCACCATGAATTTACGGATCAAACCCGGTAtagaatagaaaattt
The sequence above is drawn from the Quercus lobata isolate SW786 chromosome 12, ValleyOak3.0 Primary Assembly, whole genome shotgun sequence genome and encodes:
- the LOC115969901 gene encoding sucrose transport protein SUC4; this encodes MERSERGKQTVIPEPERHQHHRAGRARPPIRQPSRIPLRRLLRVASVACGIQFGWALQLSLLTPYVQELGIPHAWASVIWLCGPLSGLLVQPLVGLMSDRSTSRFGRRRPFILAGALSIVLAVLIIGHSADIGWLLGDRGDSRPRAVGAFVFGFWILDVANNMTQGPCRALLADLTGKDHRRTRVANAYFSLFMAIGNVLGFATGAYSGWFKILPFTYTTACTVNCANLKSAFFIDIFFIAITTYISVTAAQEVPLVSIDRSTPSAEDGPGTSGQAEEAFLWELFGTFRYFSGTIWIILLVTALTWIGWFPFLLFDTDWMGREIYGGKPNEGQNYSIGVRMGSFGLMLNSVVLGVTSLLMEKLCSKWGAGFVWGISNILMALCFLAMLVVAFVVKSFDFEGNALPPNGIVIAALVIFAILGVPLAITYSVPYALISTRIESLGLGQGLSMGVLNLAIVIPQVVVSLGSGPWDQLFGGGNSPAFAVAAVAALASGLIAILAIPRSSPQKPRALI